The genome window ACTGGCCCTGAAGCCCGACATCCTTCTGATCGACACGAGCAGCCGCGCGGTGTTCGGCAGTTTCGTGCACGCGCACTCCCCCGCGGCTCTGCTTGTCGCTCTGAACGATCCCGACCTGGCGCTCGCAGATCGACTCGCGGTCGAGGGGAGTTTACTCGATGCTCGAGACTACGACCTCAAGGGGTCCACGGCCGAGCGGGTCTACGCCTACATCGAGGAGGGGAGCTCCGAGGAGAGGGGAGCCACGGTGCTGGAGGCGGCCCACAGGACGATGAACCTGGTATCGCCCTTCGACCGTGTGCGTACTGTGCTGGCGGAGATCGCGCAGGTCGATCCGGGACGGCCACAGGAGCCGCCCAGTGTGCGGCTTCGCACCCAGGCGGAGATCGCCGGCGCTCAGCACGGACGCACCGGGTGAGATCCGGGGCCCGAACCCGCCCGAGCCTGGCGAGCAGACACGGTTGGCGTGCGGCAATCCTGCGCCGCCTGCCGCGAGTCTGGCACGCTGAGCCGTCAGTTCGAGAGCTTGTGATTCCGCCGGTGTTGCTCCCTCGGGTCGCTGTGCACGATGTCGCGATCCGCTCGGTCATCGCCCCGCCAGTCCTGCAAGCGTTAGCAGCCGTACAGATCTTCGAACCCGCCATTACGTGGGCCGTCGCAGTGGAAGCCGTTGATATCGGCGGCTTCCGTTTCTCCGTCCTGGGGATCAGGTATCGCAGTGCGCACAGCAGACTGGACGAGGTGTCGGAAGGAGATGTGCCGCCCGCTGAACCGGTCACAGGCGAGCCCTCGGGTCATGTCCTTTCATCGAGGGCATTGGCAACCCGGTCCGACCAGCGGCCGTTGCATCCGGCCAACCCGTACGCGGCGTTGTACGGTCTGCTCTATCCACCCCCCGATGAGTTGGCCGCCGACTTCCTACCTCAGTACACGGCACTTCGCCCCTACCAGAGAACCGGCGTCGAGTTCCTGATCGCCCGTGAGAGCGCGCTTCTGGCAGACGACATGGGACTCGGAAAGACTGCCCAGTGCTCGATCGCGCTTGCCGTTCTGCTGAGGAGCGAACGGATACGCCGAGCACTGATCGTCTGCCCTCGGGCTCTCGTTCGTCAGTGGGAGCACGAAGCGAAGCGCTGGGCCGGCCTCTATGCGCGCCCCATCGTCGGGAACGCGATCGAGAGGCGGTCGATGTGGAACGGGTTCCCTGGGGCGGTGATCGCGACACCGCACATCGTGCTGAACGATATCGAAACAGTTGCCAGGAATCACTTCGACCTTGTGATATGCGATGACATATCGATGCTGAAGAACGCGGGCAAGATCACCTCAGCGATCCGGGGGATACCGCGCGAACGCTCGTGGTGCATGAGCGGTACCCCGCTGGAGAACAGACCCGAGGACCTCGCAAACGTGATGGAGTTCGTAAAGCCAGGGCTCTTCACTGCGGCGGAGCGAGAGCGCGCGCCAACTCGTGAGACACTGCAGAGGCGCGTCGCGCCGCACTTCCTGCGCAGGCGCAAGATCGACTGCCTGACGGAGTTGCCCGACAAGCAGAGCTTCGAGCCAACGTCCCTCGAAATGACTGGACGCCAGGCGGAGGCATATCGCCGAGCGGAGGCTCAGGAGTGGGATGCCCTGCAGCAGCTTGGGGTGAAGGCGACCAAAATGCACGTCTTCGCCCATCTCAACATACTGCTGCAGCTATGCAACTTCCACGAGGCGAGCGGAGAGAGCGCAAAGGCCGAGGAGGTGGGAGAGCAACTTGACATCCTGTTCGACAGCGGGAGTGAGACGAAGGCCGTCGTATTCAGCATGTCGGTCAAGGCGCTGGAGTTCCTTAAGAGGAGATGGGGTCGCTATCATCCGCTCCTCTACCACGGAGGCCTTTCGCCCACCGCGAGGTCAGACGTGCTCGACCGCTTTGCGGCTGACGGTCGACTCCTCTTGATGTCTACGAAAGCAGGGAGCCGTGGGCTCAACCTTCAGCACTGTAGCTATGTCTACCATTTCGACCGAACCTGGAACCCGATGGATGAGCTTCAAGCTGAGGACCGCTGCTGGCGGATGGGCCAGGCGAGCAATGTGTTCGTATACCGGTTTCTGCAGGTTGGGACCATTGAGGAGCGGATCCATGAGGTGCTCACACGCAAGCAGCGTCTGTTCCTTAACTACATCGACTCCATGGCAGAGGACACCGATGCTCTTGCTGAGCGGCACTGGTCGGTCGAGGAGTTGATCGAGCTGATGCGACCGGCCAGGTGAGCGCTCACGCCTGCGTCTACCGCGTCACGCTCGGCTAGGCTGGGCGCGCACATCGCCACGCCGCGCGACGGGTTCGCCCGCCGTCGTCCCCCCGTGCGCGCCACTTCGTGCGCCGCCTGCTCCCCCCGGGACCCTCCAGGTCGCCGCGCGGCCCCGCTCTGTAGCGACCGAGGAGCGACGGTCGCGGGGTCACGGAGGGGCCGGTCAGAGCTGGCGTGCATTATTTCACAGGCTACATAACAAGGGAGCGGCCCGAGCGACGCGCAAATAGACCGCCTAACCGCCGGCGCCAGGCGCCCCGACGCTCGCGCG of Chthonomonadales bacterium contains these proteins:
- a CDS encoding DEAD/DEAH box helicase gives rise to the protein MEAVDIGGFRFSVLGIRYRSAHSRLDEVSEGDVPPAEPVTGEPSGHVLSSRALATRSDQRPLHPANPYAALYGLLYPPPDELAADFLPQYTALRPYQRTGVEFLIARESALLADDMGLGKTAQCSIALAVLLRSERIRRALIVCPRALVRQWEHEAKRWAGLYARPIVGNAIERRSMWNGFPGAVIATPHIVLNDIETVARNHFDLVICDDISMLKNAGKITSAIRGIPRERSWCMSGTPLENRPEDLANVMEFVKPGLFTAAERERAPTRETLQRRVAPHFLRRRKIDCLTELPDKQSFEPTSLEMTGRQAEAYRRAEAQEWDALQQLGVKATKMHVFAHLNILLQLCNFHEASGESAKAEEVGEQLDILFDSGSETKAVVFSMSVKALEFLKRRWGRYHPLLYHGGLSPTARSDVLDRFAADGRLLLMSTKAGSRGLNLQHCSYVYHFDRTWNPMDELQAEDRCWRMGQASNVFVYRFLQVGTIEERIHEVLTRKQRLFLNYIDSMAEDTDALAERHWSVEELIELMRPAR